The DNA window TAGGGGATCGCTCGTGTTTGGGTTATGCGGTTGATTTCCTTTTTGTACAAGTCACTAATCGGCCTCTTGGCCTTGGGTGGGACAGCTTATGTCACTTATGTCAGAGGCAACTTTTTCATTTTACCTACAAATTAAAGagcaactttttaaaaactcatTTAGTGGTTTTTCAAAGTTAAGGTAGCTATAGTGTATTAAAATTCTTCACTTAAAGTCAAtcttttaaatatcattaatcaCATTTATCAAATGAAGAACACTATAGTTTTCTGTTAACGATGTGtcactggttttttttttatgtcaggAATCAATTAAGCGTGCAACCTCGATATTAATACAACGCCTGTAGGAGTTTTAATGCTAAAATTATGTGAAACAATTACAATAATCTATTTATTTCCAGACTTTGACCTTCTGTTATTCCTTTTGAAATATCGCtttttatcaattatattaACATTTCTATTTATAAATTTCGAAGCATCATAGTTGAGATTTATGACTCTACATTCTATAACATGTTGACACATTAAAAGTACACAACTACATAACTTAAGCCATTTTTTGTTGTTCTACTGAATATCACTTACAGTGGTTCATTATTGAGCGTTAACAGGGCGATCTTGCGTCATTTTTTGAGAAGATAAAAAAGTGAGATAATTAATATCATAACATCTATGATGTATtcacacagtgtttgttaaatttaatcTCTTTCCTAGAGGGCAGGCACCTGTTTGCGTAAATTTTTGTGCCTTCCTATATTTTACCGAAATTCACTATACATGAACCTAGCAATGCCCGTTTGGCAAAATTTGAAGtacttttaaacaattttatacattacaataaacatattaatgaattaaaagtacTTTAGATCAGTTAATACAGCTGTTTATATTCGAAAtgagatattttttaattttaaatgacaaaatcGGAATTGAAAATGTACTTGCGCAGCGAAAAAAGGCACAGAAACTGCAAGTTGTTTTGCCAAAACATTTAAATAGGTGAATGCATGATAATATTATGCACCATATATCAAACTGATGAAGCAATGAAATAGTTAGATCACAAATGGAAACTTTAATTTGCTGTCATACATGTTACCTTATTTATAATATGTAAAGAGATTAAATTTTTCCACACAGAGagttctttatttttgaaaaataactgtaaaaaattctgtttatcgtttacctataaaactttttttcttttgtaaaggACCTTGCTTCGGTATGAATAGGTACAAATAAATACAGATGCAAAACTTCAACAGTTTGGTTATGcctatatagataaaaaaaaacaactattcATACTGGTATgtaattcaaattttggttattttaaaaattaaacagaaaCAAAGTTAATAAAGCAGACATGTACATATTCATAAACTGTGCGAAACCTCTAGCATATCCAATAAACAGTATAAAAGTCCGATCATAAAATTAGTAAGTGTGTGCAAAAAGGTACAAGaagttgaaataaatattttcagtttgatTTTCATTAAGATAACAATTGTTATGATGAACTtttcaattaatataattaacCTTTACGATAAAATATCTAGCTACACGCAaatttattggtttttttttttaactatataaGTTTTACGAATCCAGGAAATTGAATACTTTAGCAATTAATAAACATGCCCTAAGAATTCCCCTTCTAAATTGAATTCATAGTATACGTACATAGAAATGGCGACATTTTAAACAGGATTTCATGATATAAAAACTAGCATTGGTGTTCTTAAACAGTGTAATACgatttttcaaatgatttttttttctctcagtaCTGATAATTACGCATGTATGATTCGATAAGtgaacaaaatttaatgcaGATAAACGTAGATAGTTACTTTTTTGGGGGTGGGGTGTTCTATTTGTTTGGTATATTAACTACAATAAACAGAACATGATTACTGATCCGTGTATATCgtcaaaatatctctcagtagaTGTATTGCTAAAGGAATAATGTAAGGTTATTTTGGAAGTCTCTTAAAGCgtgtttaaaaaaaccccaattaaTACTAGTAGTTTTTTCTTGacttgaacatattttattatatatatatatatatatatatatatatatatatatatatatatatatatatatatatatatatatatatatatatatatatatatatacaaatggttAGGACACAAGTTCGTACAACTTACGAGGTCTTTACAATTAAAACAggaaaattgtacaaaatttacaactgttAAAACTTGATACATCTTCTGTTTTTCAagtttttcctaatttttacatttatttaggaAAGACAAAAATTTAGATGTAACAACCATACTAGTATcttgaaaatacttttaaatattaaaaaaaccacaATGAAAATCTTCATAGAAAAACATCTAAAAGTACAAATACATTTTATGCCCagcaaaaataacaaaaaacaaaatgtcatttgaaatttttgtataaaatgtgCTCACATATTTATTTCAAGATCATGCTGTAATGTGGGATCATCAGTTTTGgtgtcattatttattttttgtgtacatAGATTTTCATGTCATATTCATGTTCAAATTGACTCCCAGATCCAAAAGGGTCAATCTTCTGTGTTTGCTGCGCCTAAGCTCAAATGATCGTAGGATTTATTAATAAGTTTTAGAATACAGATAGCCGTGCTTCTTTGGAGGAATGCAGCAGTTTTTAACTATGAAACTGGTACCCTGAAAATAACCTCTAAGCTTTAAAATGAAAGCTTTGTACATGACAGGGatggtaattaaataaatgcatattaaATTACTAAGgcagtaattaaaataaaaaaaatcctcgatcagtgtgtaaatttattttacttctaGAACGTACACTTATCCCCTTATGTATTTTGAGCTTCAGTGGAATTTTTTCAAGTCTATAAATGTATTTAGTTATGGCAAAAGTGCTCTCTGCCAGTCAATTTCGATATAAATCTTCATCTGCAAGCTGAACTACACTTGTATGTATTTCAAGGTGCatatcaatcaaatcaagggAATATTAAAACCTAGGCACGATAAATTAGTCTTTTATTCTGAATTACTTTGTAAAAACTGGAGCTGCTTATTAAATGATGATGAAATTTCCagtaatttgcatttttttgaaataattatcaTGGCCTTTTAGTAGATATGTGGACATAATTATCGCGCATGGGTATTGCAAGTCacaaatgttaagaaaaaggaTAAGATGATCTTTTAACTTATTAATTTGAGTTTATTGTCCTGTACATCTTATTGATAACATTGATAAAgtattaaaggaaataaataaaacttaatattGTTGTAACACTGTTcatgttttatatttcatgttttgggttgttttttttgtttgattagTTGTTTGTTTTCTTCTATATTGAACTTGGAGTTTCTAATAGAAAATATAGTAAAGAAAATATGCTTTTTTCTATcgatttattttgtaaaaatgcacTACAGTAAgaacaatattcatttttatgattttttaaaaagatttctcGATAAAAGCCATTATGAAGTTGTTATGATAAAGAATGATTAACGATAAAGATCCCTCTGTGCTCGTAGTTCATGATCTAAAAGAATTCCAGCAcgctttattttatttttcatcattttttgtttaagttgTTTGTATGTTTTCTTCTATATTGAACTTAGTGTTTccaatataatttataacattaaattaaatacatttacatttttttttctatttatttattttgtgaaaatgcaATGCAgtaagtacaatattcacctttgtatttttttcaagattaCTTGATAAAAGCGATAATTAAGTTACTAAAATAAAGAATGAtccaatatatgtacatgtgattGTTTGAATGCGATTCATGACTAATAATGTGCATGACGCAAAAATAGTCTTATAGTTGCTTCTTTATTATTATAAGACTTATTAAAGTGTTATAATATGTTATACACTTTATGTAATATAATTTGACGCACAAATAACAAGCTATACAAATACGATTTACCAAGTCCATAGGtacattttattgattaaaatgtgAATGATATCGGGGGTCATAAGTATTATATAGCTGtacttttatttgaatttggTAAGTATCTTTGTCTCAACACTACGATTATAGTACTTAAACATGTACCTTAACTCATTCATGTGATTTTGTATACCAATATTCCATATCATTTTATGTGAATtgccagacaacattgaaatgtatatcattttctGAATCTCACATCTTTAGGTGTATCAGCTAgcaataataattaaataatgcacCCGGTGTTTGTTTTGGGttattttgaatagataagacgTTGCAGGGTGTATTAATgtttcaaaatgaaatgtaagTGGATGATTTTAAAGTGTTTTCAATTGCAaacacaaacataaaatattcttGTATCACACTAGTTATTGGCTCGTACCTTctgtaatattattataattatccGAAGTATCCGGCTAATGACAACTAAATGAGGAGTGAGGTATTTTCAGTTTACAGTGTTGTTATTTTCAGGTACAAATATTTTTCGCTGTCATTTAATTATGTGTGTATATTTAATAACGACACGCGCGTAAACATCACGGACTTAGTCTCACAAGCATTTACTATATATTATAGCATTTACTGACCAATGAAAGTTCTTGTTCCATAGCAAAGTTTTCATTGGTTTATTTCCTTCAAAGTCGATGAATTTGTGCCATCCCCGTTTACCACCTATTCAATTCAAAACTTACTTATCGAAACTAAAATAAGATTTGGTAAACAACAACACCTTATCAAAACTACTAATATTTTTATTCCTGATATCAATAAGAACTTGCAGAAATATGTTCCTCCatcaaaacaaatcattaaattaaAGTCTCCTCTAATTTACCATGTTTCCGCAAATCGAGAAAAGATctattgtattattaataatgataaaataaaaacatgtcttATATGCTTTGGGTGCTTCAAAATCAATTCAAATGTTTAAGCTTAAAGTTTCGAAAAAAGCTTTTATAATATTCAAGAtataataaaagcaaatttgtGAACATAGATTTTAAAGACATAAACAGTGATATACCggtaagattttttaaaatataaaatatgtacaaatcaTAATTTATTTAAGGTATGCATTTGATTCCTATTTTGAATCATTATACAACATTATGTTTTTGAATTCTGTGTTTTCAGGAACATGGATGGACTAAAGCATACCCAAAAATTTAGGATGAACTGTGGAATTATATCTATAATCCTTtgaatgtgtttttattttattaaactcttattatattatattatttgatttGTCCAAATGTCAgctacatttgtttaaaaatcaagtaaTATGTTATATTTAATGATTTGTCATCTTTAGTGGTTATAAAAAGGTGTTTACTGCTACACAAGTGTAATAAAGAATGACATAAAtaagaatttataaaaattattgtaaaatgatTTTCCTTGCAAATGGAATTAGTCACTTCGTTGAAGGAATTATTTCCTCTTATAATAATCACTTTCTTGGGATTTCAGAGTAACATtttaattgatgttttattGACGTATTATTATGATTGCCGTAAAGAAATAAACAGATATTCATATCATTGCTTTAACGTCATTAATTTATTGCAAATATTCAGAATTATCCccttttatatttgaataattttaatttttcttattattccATGGTAATTTTTGAAGAGAAAAAAgtcatctaaaaataaaattgacaaaaatgttgAATTGCAATGCAAGGACATAGTATTACGCTAACACGGAAATGTTAGGAGGAGCAATATAGAATAGCATTTCTACGTCATATGGGTATACACAACACTTCCTAGTACGATATTGTTTGGAACTTAATTAACgtagcatacatgtatacattacaATTAGCTACTACGATAATGTTACTGGGAAAAAGAtagacaaaatttttaaatctgaGTCCCAAAATTCATAATTGACATTTCTGTAATGATTTGCCTGGCGAAATCTGAGAACTCCGTAAGTgttgaatttaattaaaatgtttgtacCAGTGACACTTCGTTACAGGTAAGGGGAGCTTAAAGCCGCGTCAATCAACGAAGAGCGCGATCGATCAAAGTTTGACGGGATTTGAGATCCCGTCACGGGGCATTGTAAAACATACACCgacaacaaatatataaaacagcAGCTCCGCCAGCGATGAAGCACAGTCGAGTATCGCATCTTCACATTACAACATGGATTCTTCTTCAAACTTTTCTGGATTACGCTTTGCTTTGGTAGTGTTGGCACTGTGTTCTATTGTGGCTGTACATAGTGGTAAGTACTttctgttaatttgaaatatagtACATATTGATGATACATAAATCTTTGGTTGTAATTCTAGATTAGGGaataaataaagaagaaaaaaaaaccaaccgaCTGATATCTAGTATGGTAGAATTTCCAAACTTCATATTACTAGAATATCATAAAAGGGCTCTTTTGGCTGTATAATCTCCAAAACTTGTAAGAATATGACAAATTAACCCTTAAGAAACGTGATCTTGCACATGGATTGCAACACTGACATTGCGAATCTAGCCTATcctttacattaaaattacaaCCATTATGTCCTATTTGCATGGTGATGCAAAAGTCGATCAACTATCTTGTCATGGAGACGCTTTTATTTCTACAATTAACTGTAACAGACACCAAAATACACCTTATTGTTTGGGACTGTGCAAGTTTTGATGTAACGTTGTCACATAAATAATTAAACCTTCAGTCTAAAGCTGTTATGAGAGTAGGACATGTTTCATAAATCAGTATAATGATAGAAGTGTAGATAATGAACCTTTCGACTATCAATGTCCATCCTCTTTATAACAGTCACAAAACTGGTGCAATAAAACCCATTTTTTGCATCGCACAATCATTATTAGCTctccattgtatttatattgcAGTAGACTCTTAACAACCATTTTATACAATCAATGTAATGTTTTAATCTAATAAAATACGGCAAAGTCTTAATTAAAGTTGTACTTGAATTATTTGGTCTTTTTTGCAGTTCCAGTGCCACTGACTACACAGGAACCAGCAGAGACAAAGATTTGTCAGTCATGTGAGCTGTACTGTATGACAAAGCACAACTCCTTTGCAGATGTTTGCAACGAGTGCCAATGTGAACCCCCAAAAGGTAAATATCTGCAGGTTCCAAGTTTTAAGATAATTATAGTATTTTTACAGATAATAACTATGCATCTACATCAAAAAGCAATCATCCCCAATGTCTCAGATGCATTCTAACTTACCTCCACCTCAACGCAATATTAATTTGGAAATTcccaaaacaaataaatactttaattatCACATCCGATATcgatttttgtaaattaaacatttgtcttttgaaaaaaattacacaaaccAATTTTTCGTGACATAAAACGGTTGAACGTGTCTATCTTGAATCTCATAAACTTTTCCGCCCATATCGGTACAGGTATGTCTGGAACTGTTCAAAATGCAAACACCTGTGTGAAGATAAGACTGTACCACATTGCACGATAAAGTACACATGTCCACATACCGCGAGCATggttaaataataaatttattcatttctttttttctctgttttgcaGATGTGATTTTCCCCAGCAAACACTACTGTTTTTTTCGAAAATGTGATCAAGAATGCGACAAAGGATACCAGGTTGATGTGAACGGGTGTCGAACCTGTGACTGCGTTGcgtgaacatgaacatgaacatgaacttTCTATTGTTATTTATAATTCCTCGAACAAGCTGACTGTGATCTCCATTCTTGTTATCTGATGTTGTTaatcttattattatttgttacgTATTTATTACTTTTCTAATAAAACTCTTTTTCTATGCATTACAAATGCCTCTGTGTCTTAACTCTAACAAACCTTTGAACGAACGTTTCATGATCAACCACAACAAGGCAACAGAAGGGTGGGAGTGTGAATGACAGATGAATGGAAAACACGATGACGTCATTGAAACAATCTTAACATGCAATCAAACAAAGAACCAATGACAGGACGATGTTGCAAGCGTTAACTTTATAACATTACACTTGTTATAAATGGACAGGACCTGTCATATTTAGACagatcattttaaaatacatggtaATTACACTTGAATGAAGACATTCTGTAGCGTGAAAGTCAAATTCTAAACGATGTCATTGGTTCTCGCAACATGGTTGTTTTTAGCTGCAAAGTATTAATAATAATGTTCCTTCGAATGGTCAGGGACTCTCGTAGAACTCTGTGCTGCGTAATATGATAATAGAGCTTACTTGCATGAAATTCTAACACACGAATTGTATAAGCTGGTACATGCAGCGCACGAAATGCACAAAGTGGATAAATTGTCCAAACGATGTCTCCAGCTCTAGGATTGGACTAATTCACATAGAATAAATATGTTCAAAGGATGAATAGTAATGACTTTTAACCGACCaactattgtttttaaaagtgaggaaaaaaatgattagcaaaaaaaaaaagaattcactTTGCAAATATCTGTGTTAAACAGAtagttattatataaatatttaacaaccTGCTATCTctgtgtataatttttttttttgaaaaataaagattctTAACGCCTTCTCCGTTTGCTACATGgaatattataacatttcactcatattttaaatacattcaagAAGAAAAATTATGATGCTAACTTgtatataaaaatgacaaatgatATTTGGAACAATTTTCGCCAattcaacaaaatgtttttgaaaattgtaaatgtacCCTTAAATTGATTCAACATTTgtgtgattattttaattaagaagAAAGGGATAAATAATGAGTTATCAACCATTTGAGATGTATTGACATTTCCAATTTTAATtctcaaaacaatttttcttcaCTAATGATATGCGTACACGCACTACCAACTAGGTTCCATTAGTGTTCAGTGACAGTCTTGTGATTTATAAACTTCGCGAGTAAGTTAATCACTATAAGTGTTCTCTCTTGGACAGCATGTaacattaaatcaaattttacatcatCATTAACATAACACTTCTTTTTGATTCTGgttcaacaaagcaaaaagatatTCATCTTCatctttaaatttacatttaaataaaaaaaataataaacgtGTATCATCGCGTAGAATCATTTATAGGCTAAACACATAGCACAGAATAGGGGATAAGCGTAGAGAGGAACGGATTGATGAATTATTTCGGTATGATTTATGTTTTCATCAGTTGTTATTGAGTGTATTGAATGACCTTAGGTACAAACATGgtaaaatttatgttttctcCATCTGTTCTAATGTCCTTTTGCACGAGGAGAAGGGTTAGGGAAACTTGACGAGTACAGTTCACGCTTCTAGAGTTCGAGgattcaaatcaaaatattgagaGCAATATTAAAACTGATAATTAAACCAGATCGTTTATTCAAAATACTGTTGTACTGGCTAACCCTAAAAGTGATGAAGTTGAAATGATGGAAACATTATGTTGAGAATGAACAAAATGTTTTGCGTTTtagtgaaacaaaaaaaaaactactagaAACAAAAAGACATTAAACATTACTATTCACAAACTATTCGTGACGTACAtgcattgataattttatttcgAGAAAATGTGATGCTTCTACAAAAAACTACAAAGCATATATTACTTTTTTATGTTTAGCTTGTATCGATATTGCTAAGTGATGCTAATTCTAGTATAAACaacataacaaaatataatagttatcaAAGTTTTGATGTACAATCTGCTTTTATTTATGTTCCGGTTAGATTgtttatggttaaaaaaaactgttataaattgaataaaattctgATGATTTTAGAACATAAAAAAGGGTTATATAAtacattcatttataaataacaaaCTGATTTTGTTATGCTAAACTTCTAATACCGATACTTATTTTTGCTTCCTTTTCCAATGACAAACAATGAATGCTGTCGAAACAATAAAACCTTTGATTTTGAAGCGATCAAATGATGATTTTATGTACACCCTGATCTTGATGTCCAGCTGTATTAGAAACTTGGTGCATGGAACATTTTAATTGAACGAATGTAGAATGAAGAgagcaatgttttttttcataacaaaaatgtcttttttaaacataattgaaaaTGAGTTCTGCAATTTAACTGGAAGGTATTCGGGGTCATTTGAATGTAGTGCGTCAAATGTCTCTCCACaatgttataaataaaaaaaaaacatgaatatgATATTTCATATTCTGTCAGAAGAATTTAGACAACCAATTGCAATCTtgctgtaaaataaatttacgCACGTGGTGcgtttaaaaaaagatgatttGCTTAAGAAAATACTTGAAAGATAATTCAGGAT is part of the Crassostrea angulata isolate pt1a10 chromosome 3, ASM2561291v2, whole genome shotgun sequence genome and encodes:
- the LOC128175110 gene encoding uncharacterized protein LOC128175110, which translates into the protein MDSSSNFSGLRFALVVLALCSIVAVHSVPVPLTTQEPAETKICQSCELYCMTKHNSFADVCNECQCEPPKDVIFPSKHYCFFRKCDQECDKGYQVDVNGCRTCDCVA